Proteins from a genomic interval of Longimicrobium terrae:
- a CDS encoding NAD(P)-dependent alcohol dehydrogenase, which translates to MPANIGYATKGPRKPLRPYAFDRNPVGPQDVRIQIRFCGVCRSDIHQARDEWGGPLATHYPWMPGHEIVGIVAEVGGEVRAHAVGDRVGVGCMIYWGAEDQRGKPDEQYQNPPAVFTYNAVDEKTGEITFGGYSDEIVVNEHFVLRIPDAIPLEKAAPILCAGVTTWSPLRHWEIGAGHVVGVAGIGGLGHMAVQLAKARGAQKVVALTTTADKRDEALRLGADEVVVMSEKEQVEAHAASFDFILSTIPEAFDMKPYLSMVKHDGTLVTVGTLVPTPKEAIDLAAVSMTRVRIAGSMIGSIAETQEVLDFCAEHGIASDVQVIPIDQINEAFEQVVAKEARFRYVIDNSTLPSKDQ; encoded by the coding sequence ATGCCAGCCAACATCGGCTACGCCACCAAGGGACCCAGGAAGCCCCTTCGCCCGTATGCGTTCGACCGCAACCCCGTGGGGCCGCAGGACGTACGCATCCAGATCAGGTTCTGCGGGGTGTGCCGTTCCGACATCCACCAGGCGCGCGACGAGTGGGGCGGACCGCTGGCCACCCACTACCCCTGGATGCCCGGCCACGAGATCGTGGGCATCGTGGCGGAAGTGGGCGGCGAGGTGCGCGCGCACGCCGTGGGTGACCGCGTGGGCGTGGGCTGCATGATCTACTGGGGCGCCGAGGACCAGCGTGGCAAGCCGGACGAGCAGTACCAGAACCCGCCCGCCGTCTTTACCTACAACGCGGTGGACGAAAAGACGGGCGAGATCACCTTCGGCGGCTACTCCGACGAGATCGTGGTGAACGAGCACTTCGTGCTGCGCATTCCCGACGCGATCCCGCTGGAAAAGGCGGCGCCCATCCTGTGCGCGGGCGTGACCACCTGGTCTCCGCTGCGGCACTGGGAGATCGGCGCCGGACATGTCGTGGGCGTGGCGGGAATCGGTGGCCTGGGGCACATGGCCGTGCAGCTTGCCAAGGCGCGCGGGGCGCAGAAGGTGGTGGCGCTCACCACGACGGCGGACAAGCGGGACGAGGCGCTGCGGCTGGGCGCGGACGAGGTGGTGGTGATGAGCGAGAAGGAGCAGGTGGAGGCGCACGCCGCGTCGTTCGACTTCATCCTTTCCACCATCCCCGAAGCGTTCGACATGAAGCCGTATCTGTCGATGGTGAAGCACGATGGCACGCTGGTCACGGTCGGAACGCTGGTCCCTACGCCAAAGGAAGCCATCGACCTGGCCGCGGTCAGCATGACGCGCGTCCGCATCGCGGGATCGATGATCGGCAGCATCGCCGAAACGCAGGAGGTGCTGGACTTCTGCGCCGAGCACGGCATCGCGTCCGACGTGCAGGTGATCCCCATCGACCAGATCAACGAGGCGTTCGAGCAGGTGGTGGCGAAGGAAGCCCGCTTCCGGTACGTCATCGACAACTCCACTCTTCCCAGCAAGGACCAGTGA
- a CDS encoding dihydrofolate reductase family protein, which produces MADSDSRPRVICHMMTSVDGRIVVDGWPISPEERRHYEQVHASYDADGWICGRVTMEPFAGGLRSDAEVAREHPGGGARDDFRAPGEFDSFVFAVDASGRLAWESGDIEGDHVVAILTERVSDEYLAFLRERGVSYLLAGAAEVDLPLALRKIASGFGVQTLMLEGGGRINGGMLRAGLIDEVSLLLAPVVDGRMGTPALFDDDEDCTPYRLSLEGVEQREGGFLWLRYRVS; this is translated from the coding sequence ATGGCGGATTCCGATTCGCGGCCGCGTGTCATCTGCCACATGATGACGTCGGTGGACGGGCGCATCGTGGTGGATGGATGGCCGATTTCGCCGGAGGAGCGGCGGCATTACGAGCAGGTGCACGCCAGCTACGACGCGGACGGGTGGATCTGCGGCCGCGTGACGATGGAGCCGTTCGCCGGCGGCCTGCGGTCCGATGCCGAGGTCGCGCGCGAGCACCCGGGTGGCGGCGCGAGGGACGATTTCCGCGCGCCGGGCGAGTTCGATTCGTTCGTGTTCGCCGTCGACGCGAGCGGGCGGCTGGCGTGGGAGTCCGGCGACATCGAGGGCGATCACGTGGTCGCCATCCTGACAGAGCGCGTGTCGGACGAGTACCTGGCGTTTCTGCGGGAGCGCGGTGTGTCGTACCTGCTCGCCGGCGCGGCGGAGGTGGATCTGCCACTCGCGCTGCGGAAGATCGCGTCCGGCTTCGGGGTGCAGACGCTGATGCTGGAGGGCGGCGGGCGGATCAACGGCGGGATGCTGCGCGCGGGGCTGATCGATGAGGTGAGCCTGCTGCTGGCGCCGGTGGTGGACGGGCGCATGGGCACGCCCGCCCTCTTTGACGACGATGAGGATTGCACGCCGTACCGCCTGTCGCTGGAGGGCGTCGAGCAGCGCGAAGGCGGCTTCCTCTGGCTCCGCTACCGCGTCTCGTAG